From Rutidosis leptorrhynchoides isolate AG116_Rl617_1_P2 chromosome 3, CSIRO_AGI_Rlap_v1, whole genome shotgun sequence, a single genomic window includes:
- the LOC139901008 gene encoding uncharacterized protein produces MAEGTFVSSYVLKMKSYIDLIERLGSSIGPELAIDLILNSLPKSYDQFVLNYNMNNWEKSISKLHLMLKTAEKNIPSKTSEVLMIRKGKIKKPQAKGKDFVKKKEKPAKDATCFHCGEIGHWKRNCPTYLAELKKTKASNASTSGTKKD; encoded by the exons ATGGCAGAGGGGACATTTGTAAGCTCTTATGTTCTGAAAATGAAGAGCTACATAGATCTGATTGAGAGGCTTGGATCTTCCATTGGTCCTGAGTTGGCAATAGACTTGATCCTCAACTCACTACCAAAGTCATATGATCAGTTCGTCTTGAACTACAATATGAACAATTGGGAGAAATCTATCTCGAAGTTGCATTTAATGCTTAAGACTGCCGAGAAGAATATTCCATCCAAAACCTCTGAAGTCCTCATGATTCGGAAAGGAAAAATTAAGAAGCCACAAGCCAAAGGCAAAG attttgtcaagaagaaagaaaaaCCTGCCAAAGATGCTACTTGTTTCCATTGTGGAGAAATTGGTCATTGGAAGCGAAACTGCCCGACTTACCTTGCAGAGCTGAAAAAGACAAAGGCTAGCAATGCTAGCACCTCAG GGACTAAGAAAGATTAA